The following are from one region of the Rhodopirellula sp. P2 genome:
- a CDS encoding sulfatase family protein, producing the protein MPLMNSSLIPLCAAALVLLIASGTSVAAERPPNVVLIFVDDLGYGDLGCYGATKLSTPNIDQLAAEGRRFTDAHSASAVCTPSRYGLLTGQYPVRAMGGQGIWGPLPTTSGLIIDTNTQTIGKVFKNKGYATACLGKWHLGFKEEPCDWQVPLRPGPQDVGFDHYFGVPLVNSSSPYVYVNDHSIFGYDPNDPLVYGGKPVSPTPMFPEEASVKSPNRFSGALKAHEIYDDEKTGTLLTERAVKWITEKKDEPFFLYFATPNIHHPFTPAPRFKGTSQCGLYGDFVHELDWMVGEIVQSLEDNGLTDNTLVLFTSDNGAMLNRAGRDAIKAGHQPNGELLGFKFGVWEGGHRVPLIAKWPGKIKAGTQSDQLISQVDLFATFSALTEQEMPSSEQKDSINMLPALLDAPSEPLRTELVLAPRQPRNLAIRKGKWLYIGARGSGGFNGSKPQHHAWGGPAAVQFSGHRNSDIVNGRIKKNAPPAQLYDLENDRSQTTNVYRKHPEVVEEMKALLESYRPKQGSQGQPSKRSGPR; encoded by the coding sequence ATGCCTCTCATGAATTCATCCCTGATCCCTCTTTGCGCTGCCGCATTGGTGCTGCTAATTGCCAGCGGCACATCCGTCGCGGCGGAACGACCACCCAATGTGGTTCTGATCTTTGTTGACGACCTCGGCTACGGGGACCTGGGATGCTATGGAGCAACGAAACTTTCGACACCGAATATCGATCAACTTGCCGCGGAAGGAAGACGGTTCACCGACGCCCACTCCGCCTCCGCCGTCTGCACACCTTCGCGTTATGGGTTGCTGACGGGCCAGTACCCGGTCCGCGCGATGGGCGGCCAGGGAATTTGGGGCCCGCTTCCGACGACCTCCGGTTTGATCATCGACACGAACACGCAAACGATTGGAAAGGTTTTCAAGAACAAAGGCTACGCGACCGCCTGTCTCGGGAAGTGGCATCTTGGATTCAAAGAGGAACCATGCGATTGGCAGGTTCCGCTGAGGCCCGGACCACAAGACGTTGGGTTTGATCATTACTTTGGCGTGCCATTGGTCAACAGCAGCAGTCCGTACGTTTATGTCAACGATCACAGCATCTTCGGATACGACCCGAACGATCCGCTGGTGTACGGCGGCAAACCAGTTTCACCCACGCCCATGTTTCCGGAAGAGGCATCGGTCAAAAGTCCCAACCGATTCAGCGGTGCTCTCAAAGCACACGAAATCTACGACGACGAGAAAACGGGAACGCTTCTGACAGAGCGTGCGGTGAAGTGGATCACCGAAAAGAAGGACGAACCATTCTTTTTGTATTTCGCCACTCCCAACATTCACCACCCATTCACCCCGGCGCCCCGTTTCAAGGGGACAAGCCAGTGCGGCCTGTACGGCGATTTCGTCCATGAATTGGACTGGATGGTCGGCGAGATCGTGCAGTCGCTCGAAGACAATGGATTGACGGACAACACGCTTGTCCTTTTCACCAGCGACAACGGCGCCATGCTCAACCGAGCAGGACGCGATGCAATCAAGGCTGGACATCAACCCAACGGCGAATTGCTTGGGTTCAAGTTTGGCGTGTGGGAAGGCGGACACCGCGTTCCCTTGATCGCCAAATGGCCTGGCAAAATCAAAGCGGGGACTCAGTCCGATCAATTGATCAGCCAAGTCGACCTGTTCGCCACGTTCTCTGCACTCACCGAGCAGGAGATGCCATCGTCCGAGCAGAAAGACAGCATCAACATGTTGCCTGCTTTGCTAGACGCCCCGAGCGAACCCTTGCGGACGGAGTTGGTCCTCGCCCCACGCCAGCCACGCAATTTGGCGATTCGCAAAGGCAAGTGGCTGTACATCGGAGCCCGTGGCAGTGGCGGATTCAACGGTTCCAAACCGCAGCACCATGCCTGGGGAGGCCCCGCCGCGGTTCAGTTCTCCGGTCACAGAAACAGTGACATCGTCAACGGTCGCATCAAAAAGAATGCTCCTCCCGCACAGCTCTACGATTTGGAAAACGACCGGTCACAGACCACCAATGTCTATCGCAAACACCCCGAAGTCGTGGAAGAGATGAAAGCCTTGTTAGAATCCTATCGTCCCAAACAAGGATCCCAAGGCCAGCCGTCAAAGAGATCTGGCCCACGCTGA
- a CDS encoding sialate O-acetylesterase, translating into MSNDHPATRHRSPSHLIRLAFITGCVLLSCPANAMAELSVASPFTDNAVLQQKRKVPVWGSADPGTAITVEFAGQTKDTTASADGKWTVELTPMPASADPKTLQVSSPDSTLSFANVVVGEVWICSGQSNMQFSTAAVPEIQSLTATSENIRCFEVKRTVAMTQQDRLEGKWTEQPPNSAVAFSFAHFLEQAGDVPVGIILTCWGSSSIEAWMPREMTETVPHFKTMMEEFDADTATQDRIASILNGKKPWSRTDDIFLRRQSNMLYNAMIHPLVPYACRGLVWYQGERNTQSMFGMLKDPWFSRNSGMLKYGDTLVEWIKRYRKEWGNEDMHFLIVMLPGYFKPLPTGPQKGAEHPSTHSWAWMRESQLQSLDLPHTSVVNTIDLGDIKNIHPKDKLPIGQRLAWLAARETLDQAIEAEGPKMKRVEVLDDRLVVHFDHAEGLQTLDGKAPSGFWLADASQRWVPATAELRGQTVVLSSSELPHPLYVRYAFAGKPKVNLVNAAKLPAYPFRTDSFQP; encoded by the coding sequence ATGTCAAATGACCACCCCGCCACGCGGCACCGTTCGCCCAGTCACCTGATCCGGCTCGCATTCATCACTGGATGCGTTCTGCTGTCGTGCCCCGCAAATGCGATGGCCGAGTTGTCGGTCGCGTCGCCGTTCACCGACAACGCGGTGCTGCAACAAAAGAGGAAGGTGCCGGTTTGGGGATCGGCTGATCCTGGGACCGCAATCACGGTCGAGTTCGCCGGGCAGACGAAGGACACCACCGCCAGTGCGGATGGGAAATGGACGGTCGAGTTGACTCCGATGCCTGCCAGTGCAGACCCGAAAACGCTGCAGGTCTCAAGCCCCGACTCAACCCTTTCCTTCGCGAATGTTGTCGTCGGAGAGGTCTGGATTTGCTCCGGACAATCCAACATGCAGTTCTCAACCGCAGCGGTTCCTGAAATCCAATCTTTGACGGCCACCTCGGAAAACATCCGATGCTTCGAAGTGAAACGAACCGTCGCGATGACCCAACAAGATCGCTTGGAAGGCAAATGGACGGAGCAACCGCCCAATAGCGCCGTGGCGTTTTCGTTTGCCCACTTCTTGGAACAAGCTGGCGATGTGCCGGTGGGCATCATCCTGACGTGCTGGGGAAGCTCATCGATCGAAGCTTGGATGCCGCGAGAGATGACCGAAACGGTGCCGCACTTCAAAACAATGATGGAGGAATTCGATGCGGACACTGCCACCCAAGACCGGATCGCTTCCATCCTGAATGGCAAAAAGCCGTGGAGCCGAACCGACGACATTTTTCTGCGTCGCCAATCGAACATGCTCTACAACGCGATGATCCATCCGTTGGTGCCTTACGCTTGCCGTGGGCTGGTTTGGTACCAAGGCGAACGGAACACTCAGTCGATGTTTGGCATGTTGAAGGATCCTTGGTTCTCGAGGAACTCGGGCATGCTCAAGTATGGGGACACGCTGGTGGAGTGGATCAAGCGGTACCGAAAGGAATGGGGCAACGAGGACATGCACTTCCTGATCGTGATGCTGCCCGGCTATTTCAAACCGTTGCCAACTGGTCCTCAAAAGGGAGCCGAACATCCAAGCACTCACTCATGGGCTTGGATGCGAGAGTCACAGTTGCAATCGCTTGACCTGCCACACACTTCCGTCGTCAACACAATCGACTTGGGCGACATCAAAAACATTCATCCGAAAGACAAACTGCCGATCGGTCAGCGACTGGCATGGCTGGCTGCTCGCGAAACGTTGGACCAGGCCATCGAAGCGGAGGGTCCGAAGATGAAACGCGTCGAAGTTTTGGACGACCGCTTGGTGGTCCACTTCGATCATGCCGAAGGCCTGCAAACTCTCGATGGAAAAGCACCTTCGGGATTTTGGTTGGCGGATGCTTCACAACGATGGGTTCCCGCAACCGCTGAACTGCGGGGTCAAACCGTGGTCCTGAGTTCATCTGAACTGCCACACCCTCTCTACGTTCGCTACGCATTCGCGGGCAAACCCAAAGTGAACCTGGTCAACGCCGCCAAACTCCCCGCCTACCCCTTCCGCACCGACTCTTTTCAGCCGTGA
- a CDS encoding alpha/beta hydrolase fold domain-containing protein codes for MLIGSYLFVAMPPASATTPDDEQGTASEPDRNRESLGRATRLLQKFDEDDNGVWDRNENTRAWNRYRKLDRDQNGKLTINELRRDRTGYLETGGERKLDLVYKTVDKKELLLDLYYPTQPDASFPCPLIVYTHGGGWAAGSKQGAANGSFKVVFQQLLDHGFTVASVNYRLCKPNTGVMMRDCVIDSKDAVRYLAQHSETLRLDATKFFVMGDSAGGQIAQMLLLTSPETLPGDKELAATPYTMLAGVSWYGPCDFEQTSLFNHDDRADFRDRFGPRILGSNSSPANKLELYREMSPVNYLRADSHPLLMIQGDKDTTIPVKHAHHMKQKADAIKAPVEVMIIRNAGHNWRQVDADIDPSRDAIVDRTVQFFLDHLPH; via the coding sequence TTGCTCATCGGCAGTTACTTGTTCGTGGCAATGCCGCCTGCAAGTGCCACAACACCGGACGATGAACAAGGGACCGCATCCGAACCGGACCGCAATCGCGAATCACTTGGTCGTGCGACGCGGTTGTTGCAGAAGTTCGACGAGGACGACAACGGCGTTTGGGACCGAAACGAAAACACACGTGCCTGGAATCGTTATCGCAAACTTGACAGGGACCAAAACGGCAAGCTGACGATCAACGAACTCCGGCGTGACCGAACGGGATACCTGGAGACCGGCGGAGAACGCAAACTCGATCTGGTTTACAAGACCGTCGACAAGAAGGAGTTGCTGCTGGACCTCTATTATCCCACTCAACCCGATGCCAGTTTCCCTTGCCCATTGATCGTTTATACGCACGGTGGTGGATGGGCTGCGGGCAGCAAACAAGGTGCGGCCAATGGTTCATTCAAAGTTGTGTTCCAGCAACTGCTCGATCACGGATTCACTGTGGCTTCGGTGAACTATCGGCTTTGCAAACCCAACACTGGCGTCATGATGCGGGACTGCGTGATCGACTCCAAAGACGCCGTGCGGTATCTGGCCCAACACAGCGAAACGCTTCGACTGGATGCAACGAAGTTCTTCGTCATGGGCGATTCAGCGGGCGGTCAGATCGCTCAGATGCTGTTGCTGACATCGCCCGAAACGCTGCCAGGCGACAAGGAATTGGCGGCCACGCCATACACGATGCTGGCAGGGGTTTCGTGGTACGGGCCCTGTGACTTTGAGCAGACCAGTTTGTTCAATCACGACGACCGAGCCGACTTCCGCGATCGATTTGGACCTCGCATTCTGGGTTCGAATTCGTCCCCCGCAAACAAACTGGAACTCTACCGAGAGATGAGCCCGGTCAACTACCTGCGAGCGGACAGTCATCCACTGCTGATGATTCAGGGTGACAAGGACACGACCATCCCAGTCAAGCACGCTCACCACATGAAACAAAAAGCGGATGCGATCAAAGCCCCCGTCGAAGTCATGATCATTCGAAACGCGGGGCACAATTGGCGGCAAGTTGACGCCGACATCGATCCATCTCGAGATGCCATCGTCGACCGAACCGTGCAGTTTTTCCTCGACCACCTCCCGCACTGA
- a CDS encoding sulfatase-like hydrolase/transferase has protein sequence MKTNSAISKALLFGCMLATQPFAMAGANAADAARPNFVVFVADDMGWGDSHTYGHELIQTPNLDRLASQGVKFTQCYSACGVCSPSRSAILTGRTPYRNGVYRHLSGNHEAHLRASEITFPELLKEVGYETCHVGKWHLLSRQQFNNPKFPHPGEHGFDHWMCTQNNASPSHQNPDNFVRNGEPVGKLEGYSAQLVATEAARWLKDIHDPSKPFAMTVWVHEPHSPIATDSRFQSLYNGHENSKYMGNITQMDHALGMVMDALDAQEVTDNTLLFFTSDNGPVPAFGGSSGGLRGNKRSDHEGGIRVPGVARWPGHIQPGTVSDTPVIGTDVFATVLDIAGIPLPTDRTIDGVSMLPAFEGKPVARTTPLFWRTHVSPPEDRVALRIGDWKLVGDETLTKFQLYEIQKDWKEEHDLAVAMPEKTEEMKDQLMKVWRDIESEGPDHWWKNERQKPARGGTVNY, from the coding sequence ATGAAGACGAACTCTGCGATTTCGAAAGCGTTGTTATTCGGTTGTATGCTGGCCACGCAGCCATTTGCGATGGCGGGTGCGAACGCTGCTGATGCGGCCCGTCCCAACTTTGTGGTGTTCGTCGCCGATGACATGGGCTGGGGTGACTCCCACACCTATGGACACGAACTGATTCAAACGCCCAATCTGGATCGATTGGCGTCTCAGGGAGTGAAGTTCACCCAGTGCTATTCCGCCTGCGGTGTTTGCTCGCCTTCGCGTTCTGCGATTCTGACGGGACGAACTCCGTATCGAAACGGCGTGTACCGACACTTGTCGGGAAACCACGAAGCACATCTGCGTGCCAGCGAGATCACGTTTCCAGAGTTGCTGAAAGAAGTGGGGTATGAAACCTGCCACGTCGGAAAATGGCATTTGCTCTCCAGGCAACAGTTCAACAATCCGAAGTTCCCTCATCCGGGCGAGCATGGATTCGATCATTGGATGTGCACTCAGAACAATGCGAGCCCTAGCCACCAAAACCCCGACAACTTCGTCCGCAACGGCGAACCCGTCGGGAAGCTCGAAGGCTACTCAGCTCAGTTGGTTGCCACGGAAGCGGCACGCTGGTTGAAAGACATCCATGATCCGTCCAAACCATTCGCGATGACGGTGTGGGTGCACGAACCGCATTCACCCATCGCAACCGATTCGCGTTTTCAATCCTTGTACAACGGACACGAAAACAGCAAGTACATGGGGAACATCACCCAAATGGATCACGCGTTGGGCATGGTGATGGATGCCTTGGACGCTCAGGAAGTCACCGACAACACGCTGCTGTTCTTCACTTCCGACAACGGTCCCGTGCCAGCCTTCGGCGGATCGTCGGGCGGACTGCGAGGCAACAAGCGCAGCGACCACGAAGGTGGCATCCGCGTCCCCGGTGTGGCTCGTTGGCCAGGACACATTCAACCCGGAACGGTCAGCGACACCCCGGTGATCGGCACCGACGTTTTCGCGACGGTGTTGGACATCGCCGGCATCCCGCTGCCAACGGATCGGACCATCGATGGCGTCAGCATGCTGCCCGCCTTCGAAGGCAAACCCGTTGCAAGAACAACGCCGTTGTTTTGGCGAACTCACGTTTCACCTCCCGAGGACCGCGTCGCACTTCGCATCGGGGATTGGAAATTGGTCGGCGACGAAACGCTGACGAAGTTTCAACTCTACGAGATCCAGAAAGACTGGAAGGAAGAACACGACTTGGCCGTCGCCATGCCGGAAAAAACAGAAGAAATGAAAGACCAACTGATGAAGGTCTGGCGAGACATCGAATCCGAGGGTCCCGATCACTGGTGGAAGAACGAACGACAGAAACCGGCTCGAGGTGGAACAGTGAACTATTGA
- a CDS encoding right-handed parallel beta-helix repeat-containing protein, whose translation MTKLSSFQPCVLILLAFSMAAGNGSAAEPVADFYVSTEGRDDWSGTLPTPNDSRTDGPFAALPRARDAVRDSGKNRAGDVLVLVRGGTYRLTETVVFGLQDSGVPGSTVTYAAYPDETPVLSSGRETKGWKPVPTTLPGLSKKAIGKVKVADVSARFHTLFDAEGMLPRARSKGFIPLKGGSRNELHFPAGRLKNWTNVEDIEIVVRPHHAWIVNILPLESVNEKKQIARTSIDATYAMNPLHFLKTTNSCWVENALEELDEPGEWALNIQTGKLYLWPRNDSPILAPRLKELIRIEGKIDKEGPRDIPVTNLCLRGLTFTHGERFSIAPDDAGLQHDWDMHDKANALVRLRGTEHCKIEQCHFAHSGGTAIRVDLHGQHNTIAGNVIEHIGGAGILLSGYGPGTKDVNRENRVFNNHIHHTGRIHSHSPGIMLWQSGENRVANNLVHNTPYTGIILSGCMTDFFRRQGRELGRTIRRHEIASLPKTPKLEDVLPYLHTHDNQIERNEIHHAMEMLGDGNAIYIRGAGSGNVIRRNYIHHLVAPMIMQAAIRTDGGQRDTLIAENLIYKCTSQGILMKLNTRVENNIVANIIAPPRGYYLSVREGPLTGATIQRNIFYSSSETCTFIDELPPGKGRTSEDRRGRALARSKDADTDHNIYYCASDPALGEQMLEKQRRDGVDTQSLAVDPLFVDPANGDFRLSPDSPALRLGFVGWDHTKAGLIKEDSSEHLQEPLQ comes from the coding sequence GCCGAACCAGTGGCTGACTTCTATGTGTCGACCGAGGGGCGCGACGACTGGTCAGGCACGCTCCCCACCCCCAACGATTCACGAACCGACGGACCGTTTGCCGCGCTTCCGCGAGCGAGGGATGCCGTCCGAGACTCGGGTAAGAACCGTGCTGGCGATGTCTTGGTGTTGGTGCGAGGCGGCACGTACCGCCTCACGGAAACGGTGGTCTTTGGGCTGCAGGATTCCGGCGTCCCCGGATCGACCGTCACCTACGCTGCCTACCCTGACGAGACACCCGTGCTCAGCTCAGGCCGAGAAACCAAGGGCTGGAAACCTGTCCCGACCACTCTTCCCGGCCTGTCGAAAAAGGCGATTGGCAAGGTGAAGGTCGCGGATGTCTCCGCCCGGTTCCACACACTCTTCGATGCAGAGGGCATGCTCCCAAGAGCCCGATCGAAAGGGTTCATACCGTTGAAGGGCGGCAGTCGCAACGAGCTGCATTTTCCAGCGGGTCGCCTGAAGAACTGGACCAATGTCGAAGACATCGAGATCGTTGTTCGTCCGCATCATGCATGGATTGTGAACATCCTGCCTCTGGAATCCGTGAACGAGAAGAAGCAGATCGCCCGAACGTCGATCGACGCGACCTATGCGATGAACCCGCTGCACTTCCTCAAAACAACCAATTCATGCTGGGTAGAAAATGCCCTGGAGGAACTCGATGAACCGGGCGAATGGGCTCTGAACATCCAAACCGGCAAACTCTATCTTTGGCCGCGAAACGACTCGCCAATTTTGGCCCCACGGCTGAAGGAACTGATCCGCATCGAAGGCAAGATTGACAAAGAAGGCCCGCGAGACATTCCAGTGACGAACCTTTGCTTGCGTGGTCTGACCTTCACGCATGGCGAACGATTCAGCATCGCTCCCGACGACGCGGGATTGCAGCACGACTGGGACATGCACGACAAAGCCAACGCACTGGTTCGCTTACGAGGAACCGAACACTGCAAAATCGAGCAGTGCCACTTTGCCCACAGTGGAGGCACTGCCATCCGTGTCGATTTACACGGCCAACACAACACGATTGCTGGCAACGTGATCGAGCACATCGGCGGTGCCGGCATTCTATTGTCCGGGTACGGTCCCGGCACCAAAGACGTCAATCGCGAAAACCGGGTCTTCAACAACCACATCCATCACACCGGTCGAATCCATTCGCATTCGCCCGGAATCATGCTTTGGCAAAGCGGTGAGAATCGTGTCGCGAACAACCTGGTTCACAACACCCCCTACACCGGAATCATTCTCTCCGGTTGCATGACAGACTTCTTCCGCCGCCAAGGCAGAGAACTCGGACGAACCATTCGTCGGCACGAGATCGCATCCCTGCCGAAGACCCCAAAGCTGGAAGACGTGCTTCCCTACCTGCACACGCACGACAACCAGATCGAACGCAACGAGATCCACCACGCGATGGAGATGCTCGGCGACGGCAACGCGATCTACATTCGCGGGGCGGGCTCAGGAAACGTGATTCGCCGCAACTACATTCATCACCTCGTTGCTCCGATGATCATGCAAGCCGCGATTCGCACTGACGGCGGACAACGCGACACCCTGATTGCAGAGAACCTGATTTACAAATGCACCTCCCAAGGCATCCTGATGAAGTTGAACACGCGTGTTGAGAACAACATCGTGGCCAACATCATCGCTCCACCTCGGGGTTATTACCTCTCGGTTCGGGAAGGCCCACTCACGGGGGCAACGATCCAGCGGAACATCTTCTACTCGTCCTCGGAAACCTGCACGTTCATTGATGAACTGCCACCTGGCAAAGGCCGAACGAGCGAGGACCGGCGAGGCAGGGCTCTGGCTCGTTCCAAAGACGCCGACACCGATCACAACATCTACTACTGCGCCAGCGACCCTGCCCTGGGCGAGCAAATGTTAGAAAAGCAAAGGCGAGACGGAGTCGACACGCAGAGCCTGGCCGTCGATCCGTTGTTTGTGGATCCCGCCAACGGCGACTTCCGACTCAGCCCCGATTCCCCCGCACTGCGTTTGGGCTTTGTGGGTTGGGACCATACGAAGGCCGGGCTGATCAAAGAAGACTCCTCCGAACATCTCCAAGAACCTCTTCAATGA
- a CDS encoding sulfatase family protein — MNHHRAVLLSVLFACGSFCIPASAQQSERHETNNAEASPNIVFLFADDQSTYSVGCYGNEDVLTPNMDQLARDGVLFDKHYNTTAICMASRANVFTGMYEYKTGCNFEHGNMREEVWAKSYPVLLREAGYLTAFAGKFGLIVDGKGLCEDDFDFWGGGPGQTNYATAKNKSMQKYAKQYPHSTLSYAAFGKDVIREATKQDQPFCLSISFKAPHKPATPDPRFDHVYAGKQFTKPLNFGREYSEHLAPQSKLGRQFPRFTEWHYDDDYDGEMAKYHQQVYAIDVALGMIRDELKAQGIADNTVVIYTSDNGYICGSHGYGSKVLPMEESSRVPLMIYDPRSPLNGQQHRCGELTGNIDFAPTILELAGLPTPSNMDGKSLMNLLRSPEQDGHEQMSFINVFGPLPTHSLTCLTKRYKYTYWWYGDDQMQPTEELFDTQNDPLERVNLAHDSESSAVLEAMRTRYDEELAKWKQQAVNYNDYQRYGTLFDRTISMDDKQPFLKRQAKRKRN, encoded by the coding sequence ATGAATCACCACCGTGCTGTCCTTCTCAGCGTCCTGTTCGCTTGCGGATCGTTTTGCATCCCCGCGTCCGCTCAACAAAGCGAACGCCACGAAACGAACAACGCCGAAGCGTCACCCAACATCGTCTTCCTGTTCGCCGACGACCAATCCACCTACTCCGTTGGCTGCTACGGGAACGAAGACGTCCTGACACCCAACATGGATCAACTCGCCCGTGATGGGGTGCTGTTCGACAAGCACTACAACACCACCGCGATCTGCATGGCCAGCCGGGCCAACGTGTTCACAGGAATGTACGAGTACAAAACCGGCTGCAATTTCGAACATGGAAACATGCGTGAAGAAGTTTGGGCCAAGTCGTATCCGGTTCTCCTTCGCGAGGCAGGTTATCTCACCGCTTTTGCCGGCAAGTTCGGATTGATTGTGGATGGCAAAGGTTTGTGCGAAGACGACTTCGACTTCTGGGGCGGCGGCCCAGGCCAAACGAACTACGCGACTGCCAAGAACAAGTCGATGCAAAAGTACGCCAAACAATACCCCCACTCCACGCTTTCTTACGCAGCCTTCGGGAAAGACGTCATCCGCGAAGCGACGAAACAAGACCAACCGTTCTGTTTGTCGATCAGCTTCAAAGCACCCCACAAACCGGCGACGCCGGACCCACGTTTTGATCACGTTTACGCCGGAAAACAATTCACCAAACCATTGAACTTTGGACGGGAATACAGCGAGCACCTCGCACCACAAAGCAAACTCGGTCGGCAATTCCCACGCTTCACCGAGTGGCACTATGACGATGACTACGACGGTGAGATGGCCAAGTACCACCAACAGGTTTATGCGATCGATGTCGCTCTCGGAATGATTCGCGACGAACTGAAAGCTCAAGGCATCGCCGACAACACCGTGGTGATCTACACCAGCGACAACGGGTACATCTGCGGGTCACATGGCTACGGTTCCAAGGTGTTGCCAATGGAAGAGTCCTCTCGCGTGCCGCTGATGATCTATGACCCTCGCAGTCCACTCAACGGCCAGCAACACCGCTGCGGCGAGCTGACCGGCAACATCGATTTCGCTCCCACGATTTTGGAACTCGCGGGTCTGCCAACTCCATCCAACATGGATGGCAAAAGCCTGATGAATCTGTTGCGTTCACCAGAGCAGGACGGACACGAGCAAATGTCATTCATCAACGTGTTCGGCCCACTGCCGACTCACAGCCTGACCTGTCTGACGAAACGCTACAAATACACGTACTGGTGGTACGGCGACGATCAGATGCAACCCACCGAAGAACTGTTCGACACGCAAAACGACCCGCTGGAACGGGTCAATTTGGCCCACGATTCGGAAAGCTCCGCTGTTTTGGAAGCCATGCGGACACGATACGACGAAGAACTCGCGAAATGGAAGCAGCAAGCCGTCAATTACAACGACTACCAACGCTACGGCACGCTGTTCGATCGTACGATCTCGATGGATGACAAACAGCCGTTTCTCAAACGACAAGCGAAACGAAAGAGGAACTAA
- a CDS encoding alpha/beta hydrolase has product MKDSPKLPLLIAFVLMATPAMAKTEQVAMPGATAEIYKTASGDDLFIYRFDPEGHDPAKDKRPAVVFFFGGGWNGGSVGQLAPQSRYLASRGIVAFVADYRVKSRQKVTPNACVEDGKSAIRWVRQNSKRLGIDPERIIAGGGSAGGHVAAAAGFCEGFEAEGEDHSVSSKPNALILFNPVYDNAKEGGYGFDRIKDWFPAISPAHNITPDDPPAIVFLGTKDQHIPVATAEAFRDKMIAAGIQTELHLYEGQPHGFFNPKRGGFSDTLAKTDQFLVKLGYLNGPVDQQRIEALNVK; this is encoded by the coding sequence ATGAAAGACTCACCGAAGTTACCGCTGTTGATCGCGTTCGTTTTGATGGCAACGCCCGCGATGGCGAAGACCGAACAAGTCGCCATGCCCGGCGCCACCGCGGAAATCTACAAGACCGCTTCCGGCGACGACCTGTTCATTTACCGTTTTGACCCGGAAGGTCACGATCCAGCCAAAGACAAACGGCCGGCAGTCGTGTTCTTCTTCGGCGGCGGATGGAACGGGGGCAGTGTGGGCCAACTGGCACCGCAAAGTCGCTACCTGGCCTCTCGCGGAATCGTCGCTTTCGTGGCTGACTACCGCGTCAAGAGTCGTCAAAAGGTCACGCCCAACGCTTGCGTGGAAGACGGCAAGTCAGCCATCCGCTGGGTTCGTCAAAACTCAAAGCGACTGGGGATCGATCCTGAGCGAATCATCGCGGGAGGCGGATCCGCTGGCGGGCACGTGGCAGCAGCGGCCGGTTTCTGCGAGGGATTTGAAGCCGAGGGAGAAGATCATTCCGTCTCTTCCAAACCGAACGCGTTGATCCTGTTCAACCCGGTTTACGACAACGCAAAAGAGGGTGGGTATGGCTTCGACCGGATCAAAGACTGGTTCCCCGCGATCTCACCTGCCCACAACATCACGCCGGATGATCCACCCGCGATCGTCTTCCTGGGAACGAAAGACCAACACATTCCGGTCGCCACCGCGGAAGCCTTTCGTGACAAGATGATCGCCGCGGGCATCCAAACAGAACTTCACTTGTACGAAGGCCAACCGCACGGGTTCTTCAATCCAAAGCGAGGCGGCTTCAGCGACACGTTGGCAAAGACAGATCAATTCCTGGTCAAACTGGGATACCTCAACGGACCAGTTGACCAACAACGGATCGAGGCACTCAATGTCAAATGA